One Maribacter dokdonensis DSW-8 genomic region harbors:
- a CDS encoding mechanosensitive ion channel family protein produces MDKITNLQEHADKAIEWIWAALPSLLWAIFLLIAGTYLIRFINKMIRKFFARKDYDLALESFLQSFISIALKIILFVLVITQLGVQTTSLVAILASAGLAIGLALQGSLANFAGGVLILLFKPFKIGDFISAQGVDGTVKEISIFTTKVSTFGNQIAIIPNGQLSNNTITNYNALDTRRDKIDVGIGYSSNIKEAKEILLAICNDRDTIHKTPAPEVYVGELGDSSVNLTLRFWANNADFWAAHFYVMEEIKYRFDAAGIEIPFPQRVITQMKG; encoded by the coding sequence TTTGGGCAATTTTCCTTTTAATTGCGGGCACATACCTTATACGTTTCATTAATAAAATGATCCGAAAATTCTTCGCCAGAAAAGATTATGATCTTGCCCTAGAATCATTTTTACAAAGCTTTATCAGCATTGCTTTAAAAATTATTCTGTTCGTATTGGTCATTACCCAGTTGGGAGTACAGACAACATCTTTGGTAGCAATACTTGCATCGGCAGGTTTAGCTATTGGTTTAGCATTACAAGGTTCTTTAGCCAATTTTGCGGGCGGAGTGCTCATACTATTGTTCAAACCATTTAAGATAGGAGACTTTATTTCTGCCCAAGGAGTAGACGGAACAGTAAAGGAGATATCAATCTTCACCACCAAAGTAAGTACATTTGGAAATCAGATTGCCATTATACCCAATGGACAACTATCCAATAATACCATTACCAATTATAATGCTCTGGATACCAGAAGAGATAAAATTGATGTAGGTATTGGCTATAGTTCCAACATTAAAGAAGCAAAGGAAATTCTTTTAGCGATTTGTAATGATCGCGATACCATACACAAAACCCCAGCCCCTGAAGTATATGTTGGTGAATTAGGTGATAGTTCGGTAAATCTTACCTTACGTTTTTGGGCGAACAATGCAGATTTTTGGGCCGCACACTTCTACGTTATGGAAGAAATAAAATATCGATTTGATGCTGCCGGAATTGAAATTCCGTTCCCTCAACGTGTTATTACACAAATGAAAGGTTAA
- the tsaB gene encoding tRNA (adenosine(37)-N6)-threonylcarbamoyltransferase complex dimerization subunit type 1 TsaB, with protein sequence MGILLNLETSSTNCSVCVAENGEILAIKELNSANYSHAEKLHLFIEEVLQKASLKMADLEAVAVSKGPGSYTGLRIGVSAAKGLCYALGIPLISVSTLKSMATQIKIKEDEVLIPVLDARRMEVYSAVFDSLGNEIRETKAEIVDENSFNEFIKANTVHFLGSGAEKIKELFTDEKIIYHCDVVPSAKEMASLSFAKFNASNFEDVAYFEPYYLKDFVLQTKKTKA encoded by the coding sequence ATGGGAATACTATTAAACCTAGAGACATCATCTACAAATTGCTCTGTCTGTGTTGCTGAAAACGGAGAAATACTAGCAATAAAGGAATTGAATTCTGCAAACTATTCGCATGCAGAAAAGTTACATTTATTTATTGAAGAGGTATTGCAAAAAGCTTCTCTAAAAATGGCAGATTTAGAAGCTGTAGCGGTTAGTAAAGGTCCGGGGTCTTATACAGGACTGCGAATTGGGGTTTCTGCCGCAAAAGGCTTGTGCTACGCTTTAGGTATACCCTTGATATCGGTTTCTACTTTAAAGAGTATGGCCACGCAAATTAAAATTAAAGAAGATGAGGTGTTGATACCTGTTTTAGATGCAAGGCGTATGGAAGTGTATTCTGCAGTGTTTGATTCACTAGGTAATGAAATTAGGGAAACGAAAGCGGAAATTGTTGATGAAAACTCATTTAACGAGTTCATAAAAGCTAATACTGTTCATTTCCTAGGAAGTGGTGCAGAGAAGATTAAAGAACTTTTTACCGACGAGAAGATAATTTATCATTGTGATGTTGTGCCATCCGCTAAAGAAATGGCTAGCCTATCTTTTGCTAAATTCAATGCGTCTAATTTTGAAGACGTAGCTTATTTTGAACCATATTATTTAAAAGATTTTGTGCTTCAGACCAAAAAGACAAAGGCATAA
- a CDS encoding TolC family protein has product MKVKITGLLLLFSVVIGTAQQKKWTLQECVAYAIENNLTVEQYQLDLENAKIDKSDAIGALLPNLNGSISASANTGLALDPTTNNLVSATIFSASGNMTSSVTLFDGLRNFNRIERAKLNSIANQYRLDDIKDDIKLNVANAYLQVLSNKESLKVFKAQLAVTEQDLKRTKELVESGVVARGDLLEIEATAAGQEQQIINAQNLILISKLNLAQLLSITDYESFEIAEEEFDIPPSDILNNSAKVIFNTALTFRNDIKLAMSGVELAQKDLEIAKGEKYPTVGAFINYNTRYSDQNNDPFTGEAIPFKDQLYINDGISYGAQMNIPIFNGWSVRNNIKRSQISVDLAQIEYERTKLQLETDVNQAYVDVTSFYKAYEAAQKTLEARSLAYQYSKERFDVGLMNSFDFSQAQARVDNAEAEVIRTKYDYIFRLKILEFYFGIPISLK; this is encoded by the coding sequence ATGAAAGTAAAAATCACGGGATTACTACTATTATTTTCTGTTGTAATAGGTACGGCACAACAAAAGAAATGGACCTTGCAAGAATGTGTTGCCTATGCTATAGAAAATAACCTAACGGTAGAGCAATATCAATTAGATCTTGAGAATGCTAAAATTGATAAGTCTGATGCAATTGGAGCACTTCTGCCAAATTTAAATGGCTCTATAAGTGCTTCGGCAAATACAGGTCTTGCTTTAGATCCTACTACAAACAACTTAGTTTCGGCAACAATTTTTTCTGCTTCAGGTAATATGACCTCGTCCGTTACTTTGTTTGATGGACTTAGAAATTTTAATAGAATAGAAAGAGCAAAGCTGAACAGTATTGCCAATCAATATCGTTTAGACGATATAAAAGATGATATCAAACTTAATGTTGCCAACGCTTATTTACAGGTGCTATCCAATAAGGAATCCTTAAAGGTTTTTAAAGCACAGTTGGCGGTTACTGAACAAGATTTAAAGCGTACCAAGGAATTGGTGGAATCCGGTGTAGTGGCTCGTGGCGATTTGTTGGAAATTGAAGCAACTGCTGCAGGTCAAGAACAACAGATAATCAATGCCCAGAATTTGATATTGATTTCCAAGTTAAATTTAGCACAGTTACTTAGTATAACCGACTATGAGAGTTTTGAAATTGCCGAAGAGGAGTTTGATATTCCGCCATCTGATATTTTAAATAATTCAGCGAAGGTTATTTTCAATACCGCATTGACTTTTAGAAATGATATAAAGTTGGCAATGTCCGGTGTAGAGCTGGCTCAAAAAGATTTAGAAATAGCAAAAGGAGAAAAATATCCTACGGTGGGTGCGTTCATTAACTATAACACTAGATATTCGGATCAAAACAATGATCCTTTTACAGGTGAGGCAATTCCATTTAAAGACCAGCTCTATATTAATGATGGTATTTCATATGGGGCGCAAATGAATATTCCTATTTTCAATGGGTGGAGCGTTAGAAATAATATCAAGCGATCTCAAATAAGTGTTGACTTGGCCCAGATTGAGTATGAAAGAACCAAACTGCAATTAGAGACTGATGTAAATCAGGCATATGTAGATGTAACCAGTTTTTATAAAGCTTATGAAGCGGCCCAAAAAACCTTGGAGGCCAGAAGTCTTGCGTATCAGTATTCAAAAGAGCGATTTGATGTAGGTTTAATGAATTCCTTTGATTTTAGTCAAGCTCAGGCACGAGTAGATAATGCTGAAGCAGAGGTGATTAGAACAAAATATGATTATATTTTCAGATTAAAAATATTAGAATTCTATTTTGGTATTCCAATTTCTTTAAAATAG
- a CDS encoding efflux RND transporter periplasmic adaptor subunit, translating into MNKYVKYALIGIAVIGILAAVVYFLKKNSTPLKTYETETVEKRDITNKVVVTGKVIPQDEIEIKPQISGIIQKVYLEEGVQVKAGDLIATIKVVPNEQSLNQARGRVNNAKIALNNTKIEYDRNKSLFDKGVISSQDFNALQLQFDQATQELQNAQADYQIIRVGSAGGSSSANTNIRATVTGTLLEIPVEEGDQVIESNNFNDGTTIAFIADMSKMIFEGEVDEAEVGKLKVGMPLEISMGALQDEKFNAKLKFIAPKGVEEEGAVQFRIEGDLAVSDSTNIRAGYSANAAIVLEEKKDVLSIKEALLQFDKETNKPYVEIEIGENEFEKRELELGVSDGIDVEIISGIDENSKIKIWNKLEAKSNGDAPNED; encoded by the coding sequence ATGAACAAGTATGTAAAGTACGCATTAATAGGAATAGCAGTTATAGGTATACTGGCTGCGGTAGTCTATTTTCTAAAGAAGAATAGCACTCCTTTAAAAACATATGAAACGGAAACCGTTGAAAAAAGAGATATTACCAATAAGGTTGTTGTTACCGGAAAGGTAATCCCGCAAGATGAAATTGAGATCAAGCCTCAAATTTCGGGAATTATTCAAAAGGTGTACTTGGAAGAAGGTGTTCAAGTAAAAGCGGGAGATTTGATTGCGACTATTAAGGTAGTTCCAAATGAGCAATCTTTGAACCAGGCTCGCGGTAGGGTCAATAATGCAAAAATAGCGTTGAACAATACCAAGATAGAGTATGACCGTAACAAATCCTTATTTGATAAAGGTGTGATTTCCAGTCAGGATTTCAATGCATTGCAACTGCAGTTTGATCAAGCTACGCAAGAGTTGCAAAATGCGCAGGCAGATTACCAAATTATTAGAGTTGGTTCAGCCGGTGGGTCCTCAAGTGCCAATACGAATATTAGAGCAACTGTAACCGGTACATTATTGGAAATTCCTGTAGAAGAAGGCGATCAGGTTATTGAAAGTAACAATTTTAACGATGGTACTACCATTGCCTTTATTGCCGATATGTCTAAAATGATATTTGAAGGTGAGGTAGATGAGGCTGAAGTAGGTAAACTTAAAGTTGGTATGCCTTTAGAGATTAGCATGGGAGCATTACAAGATGAAAAATTCAATGCCAAATTAAAATTCATAGCTCCCAAGGGAGTTGAGGAAGAAGGTGCTGTTCAATTTAGGATAGAGGGAGATTTAGCTGTATCGGATAGTACAAATATTAGGGCTGGCTATAGTGCAAATGCTGCAATAGTTTTAGAAGAGAAAAAAGACGTGCTTTCTATTAAAGAAGCTTTGTTGCAATTTGATAAAGAAACCAACAAACCTTATGTAGAGATTGAAATAGGGGAGAATGAGTTTGAAAAAAGAGAACTTGAACTTGGGGTTAGTGATGGTATAGACGTGGAAATAATCTCTGGTATAGATGAAAATTCTAAAATAAAAATTTGGAACAAGCTTGAAGCCAAGAGTAATGGCGATGCGCCAAATGAGGACTAA
- a CDS encoding ABC transporter permease — MWIFDRDLWSEIFATLGKNLFRTFLTMLGVIIAMIILVLLLGGANGMSNGFQKIFAGTASNSLFVWSQSTSEPYKGFERGRRIQFKLEDATILKEQIPEIEVLAPRIELGSHRGVVTVYRNGLTSGSSVYGDYPNIDDIMKKKLVEGRFLNENDMTESKKVCVIGEETYKLLFEKGENAIGEDVRINGVFFNIVGIYKPNQNINIDGENSVYIPFSTFQKAFGSGDRMGWMAISVQADTKVPVVESQIKRLLKNKYDINPTDERAIGSFDMSEVFNNVSAFTGVLQGVSFFVGILTLLAGVIAISNILLITVKERTKEIGIRRALGATPSVVKRQIVLESIVITVFAGFVGFAIAIGFLALANNMIGENSDMPFYNLMINIPQFIGSFILMVGLSVLIGLIPANRAIRIKPIDALREE, encoded by the coding sequence ATGTGGATATTTGATAGAGATTTATGGTCAGAGATTTTTGCCACATTGGGTAAGAACTTGTTTCGTACTTTTTTGACAATGCTTGGTGTAATTATAGCCATGATTATTTTGGTGTTGTTGTTGGGTGGAGCAAACGGAATGAGTAACGGTTTTCAAAAGATTTTTGCAGGTACCGCATCTAACAGTTTGTTCGTGTGGAGCCAAAGTACCTCTGAACCTTATAAAGGCTTTGAGAGAGGACGAAGAATTCAGTTCAAGTTAGAAGATGCCACAATCTTAAAAGAACAAATTCCAGAGATAGAAGTGCTAGCGCCAAGAATTGAATTGGGTAGTCATAGGGGTGTTGTTACCGTATATAGAAACGGACTTACAAGTGGTTCATCAGTTTATGGTGATTACCCTAACATTGACGATATCATGAAAAAGAAACTGGTAGAAGGCAGGTTCTTGAACGAAAATGATATGACCGAGTCAAAAAAGGTCTGTGTTATTGGTGAAGAGACCTATAAATTGCTATTTGAAAAAGGAGAAAATGCAATTGGTGAAGATGTACGTATTAACGGGGTGTTCTTTAATATCGTAGGTATTTATAAACCAAATCAGAATATCAATATTGACGGTGAGAATTCGGTCTATATTCCGTTCTCTACATTTCAAAAAGCTTTTGGTTCCGGTGATAGAATGGGGTGGATGGCAATTTCTGTTCAGGCGGACACTAAGGTGCCTGTAGTTGAAAGTCAGATAAAGAGATTGTTGAAGAACAAATATGATATCAATCCTACAGATGAACGTGCTATTGGCAGTTTTGATATGTCTGAAGTGTTTAACAATGTATCTGCCTTTACGGGTGTATTACAAGGGGTGTCATTTTTTGTAGGGATCTTGACATTGCTTGCCGGGGTTATTGCCATTAGTAATATTCTTTTGATCACGGTTAAGGAACGTACCAAAGAAATAGGAATTAGACGTGCATTAGGTGCAACACCAAGTGTGGTAAAGAGACAAATTGTTTTAGAGTCAATAGTAATTACGGTATTCGCAGGGTTTGTTGGTTTTGCCATTGCAATAGGCTTTTTAGCATTGGCAAATAATATGATAGGCGAGAATAGCGATATGCCATTTTATAACCTAATGATCAATATTCCCCAGTTTATAGGTTCTTTTATTTTAATGGTAGGGTTAAGTGTTTTAATAGGTTTAATACCTGCGAACAGAGCCATTAGAATTAAACCAATAGACGCACTAAGAGAAGAGTAA